The sequence cTAACTGAATAAGCGTAAAAGTACCTAATGAATCAAATacagaataaaatataagaaaaaactagccaataaaagataaaaattaacgaCTGAAAAATTAAGGACAACAAgtttaaattataaagatagAGGGGATAGGTTGTCTGTGTAAAGAAGGTGAATATATCAAATATATCAATTCTatgaaaaaatatgtaataatttcATCCGTactttttggaaaataaaatgttttttttttagttttggaaTTAAGAAGccaaatattaaataactaaTAACCATTAATGAGTGGTAATGACTACTAAATACATTCTTGATGATAAAATGCTTATATATAGCACATGTATTTAGTCCGTGAGCTCATATATTCTAATTTCGTCTAATACACCGTCTATACTGAGAGTGAACGCttataaaaaccaaaacaaGGCATCTCTTTCGTGACAATGATTGAAGatacattttgatttttattttttcacattttattaATGACCTATGTTTCGTatttgtagtttgtaatatcacatattaaaaattttagtctaacaaaataattacatttatgtgaaataaaaaaaaatgtgcctAAAATTTATTCATCTTATTGGATATAActgggtttatttttttttcggaTCCCTGAACTTTATTCATTGAAGCCTGAAATGTATATACATCGCCATATCACACTCAAATGGGtctaattgaaattatttattgaaagacatttttttattattaagaaattaCTAAACAATGTTGCTTAAATAAACAACTATGCTAAAATAAGGAACCCAAGTCACTGTTCCAatgttaaaatcatatttttttaagaaaaatatacttattagatttcattcaaaataacatCATAAATACAATTgagaatatgataaaaataaaaataaatgactgTTAGCATGAAATCTAAATGTCCTAACAAGAAAATGATAACTTAGTTGGCTTATCTCCTAATTAAACTCactgtaaaatttgaaattgttactAATAGAGACTTGCATTTTccattcaacaacaaaaaaaaaagagacttgCATTTTccattcaacaacaaaaaaaaaagagacttgCATTTTCCAATAATACAATGAAATTcatcttatgtctttttttccTAGAAGATAAAGCATGAGTAACAATTTTACGGTCTGTTTCTATAGTAGTATAATATTCTCAAGTTGCAGTTATGCACCTTTACTTGCTTCTAAACTGAGATGAGCAACTGCGTCTCCGTTGGAGTTGCTGGTATTACAGTTAAGAGGAAAGTGAGCGTACTGTTAATTTATTGTTAACGAAATCAATTATACACGCTCCATAACTTGACatcattaacttttttattcgTTAACTATATGGTAGTTTTTTTGGTCAGCAATTATACggtatttttttactatacgGTATGTTAAGAGTAGGTAAatcaaaaaattaagagaagagTTTCATTTTTATACAGAAATTATGATAagtataactttttaaatagttattagaaaatttaataaacttactattcttaacaatttttttttttacacaaatccACTTCAAAATCTAAAaggttaatatatataatatttctaCAAGTTTTTTGTGTTATGTTTTGATAAACTTTGAACAAATGTCACTCTTccattgaaaaaagaaaaattgttagAATTAATCACAACGTCCAAGTCACGCAAGATGGACTAAACTTTGTGTGGAAATTTTTGGAAACGTAGTTGTAGTATTTTTTCGTTAATTGACTAGTTCAATACATGCTCATCTTTGTGTGGAAAATTATTAGTAGTCTTATGCTCATTAATTGACAAGTTgaatggttaattttttttggagttGAATAGTTAATTCTTAACGTGTCATAAGTAGAACTTTTATAAACATACACAGTActtgtttttgtaattatttttttttatagttttcacCAATTtacttatcatatttattattttctctctacatttttttatttctcttttttatccATCTCAAACAAACACCTCAAAATAGTGAAATGGGTACAACAAATCTgattcattctatttttttattaataaatcaatGAATAAAGAAAGTTGAGTATCTATATATCCTCCTCTTATTTGGTTGTGAAGAATGCTAATTTGTCGTTGATATTTGTTTGAtactttaaatttgatttgaaaatggagGAATAATATGATCATATCATGGAGAACTCCCACTGCCCCATCACTTTCGTGATTAATTGGGACAAATTGCGTAATGCTCGTGAGTCGTGACTTTAAACTTTTGGATCAGAGCTCCTCCGAGTGGGTATCATCCCTTGGAGCATGTATAACAGGAgttgtataataaataaaaaaatattattttagtgtGTTATATGTGATTTTAAAACCCAGATTCAACTGAGCTTTCCACCACTGGACAAAACCACCCATAGGTTCATACATTAAAATGCAATGTTGATGTTGCTGTATTTGCTGATGAATGTTTTTTTGGGTTTGGCATATGCATGGGTGATGACAAAGGGAGTTTTTATATGGCCAGGACAGTACTTCCACCAGCAGTAGAGGCTGAAGCTACTGCCCTTCGTGAAGCCGTGACTTGGATCAGTAATCTCAATCTCCAAAATGTAATTATTGAGCTATGTTGCTAACACGTGGTGAATAGCATGGAGAACCAAAGTCCTAATCATACCCAACTTAGCTGCATTTTTAGTAGCTGTAGATCAGGAGGCAAACAAATCATACTTTTCCTATTCTTACAAGAGTATCATAATTGTACTCTAATCaccatgcttttttttttcgtatatttatttattttattatgagtcaaatgatataaatttttattttgtaaaaaaaataatctggtAAAATTATAACTTAATGATTTAATCTGTGAGGGTCTAtctttttagtctttcaaattaaaacttttcttttttaatttttcaaatttatgaaatgtttttttagtcttttttgaAGTTAAAAACTATCATAAATTAGCCAGgactactaaaaaaaacatttcttaaaattaagagactaaaaaaagataaattttaatttaaagggCTAAAACAATAAACTcctaatttgaaaaataaaaaatatatttaaatctaactTTTTTATGGTAAGatgttgaaattttattaatgataaataagagatagattttaattCAATCCATAAATTCGATAAAttgttcattaaaaaaataaaggatcttaatactcaaagaaaaataattataaaaaaaattgaaaaaatgaaaaaaagaaaaaaaaagagaagaggaCTTATAATTTGATAGACAAATATTCATTCGAACAAAACAAGTAAAAGGATAGAATTAGTGGAAAAAAATCTACAATCTACAAATATTACAAAGAAgatgaaatgatgatttggtCCATTCTAGCATCATCTAAAACAGTAAAGGCCAGAGAAGCCGGGCCATGAGCTTAGTTTTAGTAAgttctattttatcttttttctattgcatctattttatctttttattcatacaaaaacttctttttttacttaattttttttaatgtttaaaaaagttaattgtAATCGTTTATACAAATAATTTCTACAAAAactctataaaaaatatttaatattttcgagttgtttgattttaaaaattaacctaaaCAACTTTGCTCTTATacttgcttaaaaaaaaaactttgctcTTATATATGAACAATCTAATAGTATAAActataaaatgattttcttatcatCCCTAGATTTTGGTCTTATGGATACAAACATTCTTAAATCTTAAATAATTGAAGTCTTGATTCTTCAAGAAGACCAAATATTCTCTGCTGCTTGCTGTTTCTTTCAAACCGCAGCCTAATTGGATTCTCCAAAGTCCAAAACATTGGCAGAAACAAAAGGTCCTCTATTCAGATCATGTCATCACAAACAAACACCACccaagtttgaaaaaaaattcatacccTCCCCTCCGTCAATCCACACTTTTCAGAAAAGTCAAACTCATTTCTTCACTTTTCTTCGTATACCTACCTAATCTCCTCCCTTTCAATTCCTTTCATCCTTCGTAATTCGTATCTAAATCTAAAAAGcaagacaagaaaaaaaaaaatgtactaaGAAACATGAAGCTCCAAACACATCAACTGCTACTCTCCTTTGTGTTGTTCTCCGCTGTCATCATCTCCACAATTTCAGGAACCACCATCACCATCTCTCCGGGCACAACCCTATACGCTTCCAACACAACCCAATCATGGTCCTCTCCGAACGACACTTTCTCTCTCCACTTCCTCCCCCTCCACCCTCCAACTTTCCCTCCTTCCTTCACCGCCGCCGTTGTCCACTCCGGCGGTGCTCCCGCCGTCTGGTCGGCTGGAAACGGCGCTGCCGTCGACTCCGCCGCATCCTTCCAGTTCCTCCCCTCCGGCAACCTCGTCCTCGTTAACGGGTCGGGTTCCACCGTGTGGGACTCCGGAACTTCCAACATGGGTGTCTCCTCTGCCACCCTTCACGACAACGGAAACTTGGTTCTCTCCAATGCCACCAGTTCCGTGTGGTCGAGCTTCGACAACCCCACTGACACCATTGTTTCGTTTCAGAACTTTACTGTTGGTATGGTTTTGCGTTCTGGGTCGTTCTCATTTTCTGTTCTTAGTTCTGGGAACCTCACTCTCAAGTGGAGTGATAGTGTCCCTTACTGGGATCAAGGCTTGAACTTTTCCATGAGTGTGATGAATTTGAGTTCACCTGTTTTGGGGGTGGAACCAAAGGGGGTTTTGCAGCTTTTTTATCCCAATTTGAGTGCCCCTGTGGTGGTTGCTTATAGCAGTGACTATGGTGAAGGGAGTGATGTGTTGAGGGTTTTGAAGTTGGATGGTGATGGGAATTTGAGGGTTTATAGCTCTAAGAGGGGTAGTGGGACCGTGAGTTCAACATGGGTTGCTGTTGAGGATCAATGTGAGGTTTTTGGTTACTGTGGTCATAATGGTGTTTGTAGTTACAATGATTCTAGTTCTAGCCCCATTTGTGGATGTCCATCTCAGAATTTTGAGATGGTTAATCCTAGTGATAGTAGGAAAGGGTGTAGGAGGAAGGTGAGGCTTGAGGATTGTGTAGGGAAGGTGGCAATGTTGCAACTTGACCATGCTCAATTCTTGACTtatcctcctcagtttttgaTCAATCCTGAGGTGTTTTTCATTGGTATTTCAGCTTGCAGTGGAAATTGTCTTGCTGCTAATTCTTGTTTTGCTTCCACTTCCTTGTCTGATGGAAGTGGACTTTGTTACATAAAGACGTCAAATTTTATTAGTGGCTACCAGAATCCTGCTCTACCTAGCACTTCATATATCAAGGTTTGTGGACCAGTGGCTCCTAATTTGGCACCTTCGTTAGAGAATGCGCATTGGAGGTTACATGGTTGGGTAGCTCTTGTTGTTTTGAGTACCCTTTTATGTTTCCTTGTTTTTCAGGGTGGTTTATGGTTGTGGTGTTGTAGAAACAGGCAACGATTTGGAGGTTTTGCAGCTCAGTATACTCTTCTTGAGTATGCTTCTGGCGCACCGGTTCATTTCTCTTATAAGGAGCTTCAAAGGTCCACAAAAGGGTTCAAGGAGAAACTAGGTGATGGggggtttggtgctgtttataAAGGAACTCTCTCTAATCAAACTGTTGTTGCGGTTAAGCAACTTGAGGGCATTGAACAGGGAGAGAAACAGTTTAGGATGGAAGTTTCTACCATAAGTAGTACCCATCATTTAAATTTAGTGAGGCTGATTGGTTTTTGCTCTGAAGGGCAACACAGGCTTCTAGTGTACGAGTTTATGAAAAATGGATCTCttgataattttctttttgttgatgAAGAACAACAGTCAGGGAAATTGTTGAACTGGGGGTATAGATTCAACATTGCTCTAGGTGCTGCTAAGGGCTTGACATACCTTCACGAGGAGTGTAGAAATTGCATTGTCCATTGCGATGTAAAACCTGAAAACATTCTTTTAGATGAGAATTACAATGCAAAAGTCTCAGATTTCGGCCTTGCAAAGCTCCTACGTCCAGTGGATTGCAGGCACCGGACCTTGACAAGTGTGAGAGGAACCAGAGGGTATCTAGCTCCCGAATGGCTAGCAAATCTTCCCATAACTTCCAAATCTGATGTTTACAGTTATGGCATGGTATTGTTGGAGATAGTGAGTGGTAGAAGGAACTTTGAAGTCTcagaagaaacaagaagaagaaagtttTCAGTCTGGGCTTATGAAGAGTTTGAGAAAGGCAACATCATGGGAGTTATTGACAGAAGATTGGTTAACCAAGAAATCAACTTGGAGCCAGTGAAAAGAGTGCTTATGGCATGTTTTTGGTGCATACAGGAACAACCATCTCATAGGCCAACAATGAGCAAAGTGGTGCAAATGCTAGAAGGTGTGATAGATATTGAGAGGCCACCAGCCCCAAAAATCAATAGCAATGCCGCTCCTATCTCCACTATTGCAACTTCATCAGCTCCAAATTACTCCTCATCTTCATCTTTGTTTACTTTTGAGGCTTCTCCCTTGGCTCTTGCAATATcctagtatattttttttttggctctTGCAACTCCTATAATCATCGGAGTGCAGTTTCAAAGCCAGGCCTTTTTTTTTCCCATTATTTATAACTGGAATTCATATAATTTCACTACTAGTGATATGTAGTTTCCAATAGCTTCGACTCACGTGCTTTCACTTGGATAAGGTCTTACCGTCAACAAGTAatttaaaagggaaaaaataacTGTAGACAGTCTAATTGATGAGTCATGGGATCCTCTTAAATAATTGCAAATTCAGAgagaaattatgtattttcactTAATGTGGGAAAATAACTCGGAATCTAAACTGGGCAAATGCTAACTTTTAGGGCATTGCTcaagtaactaaaaaaataaattttttttattagaatttgtaaaatttgataacattttttatgttcttttattatttttacaataaatattttaattaatatctcaAAAGCGCTATTCAGTGGTCAGGAAGACTCTCTAAACTGTAAGTGCAGTCACATGGGTACTTTTGGAAAATTCGATATTTAATACTACAAATCTTTATTagtgaattatttaaaattgaaaaatacaaaGTTAGCGCGTGTGTAAGAACGTTTGATTAGTAACTCTGGTTAGAAGGAGCATAATAAACCTGCAATTGTTACAGCAATATAAAACGGAAAGACGAATAGCCAAGAGCGcgcactcactcactcacttaTTGCGTCAACTGTACTCCATATCATATCAACTGGAGCTGGGGAACCTCGTCTCTACTCGCTCTCGTCCCCGCCGGAGATCCACCATGGCCGGCAACTCCACCACCGCCACCGCCACCTCCTCCGCATTGTCTCCcgagaatttgaaattcaatttctcCCCCGATAACCCCTCCCGAATCATCCTCACTTCGGATCAGGTCAACCACTGTACCCAAGCCCTCAACCTTCTGAAGGAGAAGCTCCACGATCCTCACGTGATCACTCAGGAGTTCGCACACTTGCAGGTTCGCACcctaattttattattctgACATCAAAACACGAGCATTGAACTCACTGTGTTGCGTTGCGTTTGTGTTTTTGTGGTTTCAGGCGAACAGGATAACTCCGAGTGAGATGAGAAGAAGATGCACCGTCGCGTATGACGCCGTCAATTTGAGCAAAAACCGATACTCGGACGTTTTGCCATGTAAATTTGTTACCAAGggtttgtttattgtttttgtgtttgggaaaatgaaatttgttaTTTCTTGTTTCAGTTAACAAGAACAGGGTTGTTCTCAAATCAAGTACTGATTATAGGCCTGAAGCACAGGGGTATATCAATGCAAGCCTTGTCTCGGTAATTTACTTCTTCTATTTGTTTATTTGATATGCTCTGAATTAAATAACTGCTGTGAAATTAAGATAAATTGTTACATGTGCGTGCCTTCTTAATGTATGTAGACCTCTTCCGCTGGAAATGTGTCCCACTTTATAGCCACACAAGGTCCACTTCCACATACTTGTGAGGATTTTTGGGAAATGATTACCCAATATCACTGCCCTGTGATTATCATGCTTACTAGGTTGGTGGATAATTACAAGGTACTTGTTGACTCTCATTGGCagattttttcttcctctttgtattttttaaattgcattatttttactcttttttacaGATGGTAAAGTGTGTAGATTATTTTCAAGCTGAGGATGGGCCTAGAGAAGTTGGTAATATTTCTATTATTGGTAAATGGGAGAACACTACTGAAACTTCACTGGTGTTGCGCCATTTGGAGGTGAACCATAGAGAGGTCAGATGATTTTCTCCATTTGTAATGGTTGTGAAAGTTAGGTTACTTCTGAGCTCACTCTAAAGCCTAGGAAAACAGAACTTTTCTTAGATACCTTACACTTTAATGCTAAACCTGAATGCTTTCCCTAATGATTGATATCTCTCTCAACTATTGTTAAGTGTTGCTGTAACATCAGAAGCCAAGTGGCCACTCCAAATTTAAGGATGCAAGTTTAATGGCATGATGTGTTTTGCTCATGTTAAACTCTCAAGTTACAACTGATTATTTGTAGTTATACAACTCATAACACAAGCTAACTGTCAATCATTGGGTCGAATACATTTTACAACTTCACTACAGATTTAGTTTTCctaaattctctctctctccctatCCTTTTAAGCCATGTATTGGGTTTTTCTTATTTCAAAAGTTCTTATTTTCCTCCCTGATGAAATAttcttttcaacaaaaaaaaaaatcacaagtttttgttgtaatttttgaAGGCACTCTAGGTTTCTCTCCATCATCAATATTCAAGGTTTATAGCATTCTAGTTCATATTTGCATATTGTTGCAGGTAGAAGATGCACCATTATCTGTTTTGCATATTCAGTATCCTGAATGGCCTGACCATGGAGTTCCAAAAGATACACTAGCTGTGCGTGAAATTTTGAAAAGATTATACCATTTACCATCAAACCTTGGCCCAATAGTGGTGCACTGCAGGTTCATCTCATTCTTATTCTTTTGTGTGTTCACTTCATGGCAGTGATGACGATAAATCACATGCATTGTTTATATGTCTCTGAGACAAATTCTCTCACTCAGTGCAGGTATTGGTAGAACTGGAGCATACTGCACAATTCACAACACAATTCAGAGAATACTTGCTGGAGATATGTCTGCTGTACGCATTGCTAACACAATAGCTATGTTCAGGTCCCAGCGTATTGGAATGGTTCAAACCCAGGTATCAGGATGTGCTAATTTAATATAAGTATGATTAATGAATTTACTGATTTTTGTCGTGGTAAAGAAGGGGCATATTGTTGCAAGGGTTAAGGAACTAGGCTAGATAGTTAGGCAAGGAAGGATGTTTATACTTCATACAAATTAGAAGTTTGAAAGAACACTGTTCTCCTTCAGTGGAGAATCTATCAATAATCAATCCCTTTCTGTTGACAGAAAAGGAATATTTTATTACTCGGAATGGAAGCTCCTACAGTTCTACTACTAGCTTCTGTTTTGAAactagataaaaattaaaatgccaGGAAGGTTTTAAATCTAATAAAAGTGGTGGTACTGTGGATAGGTTTGGTGGTAATGAAGGCAGCAAGGAACTAGCCTAGATAGTTAGGCAAGGATGTCTCCTCACTATCACTGTGGAGGAACCATGTTCTTGTTTGGAATTTTTCATTCCTATCAACTTGTTTATTACTAGGAACTGAGGCTCCTATTACGAGTTTTCATGTAGAATATAAAGGTAATTAAGgccaaaagaaaagaagaattgagGAGGCTCTTCTAACTATAATTACTCTTAAGAAACAAAATGGGTACTTGCTTTCAAACTAAGAATAATAAGTAGGGAAACAAACTTGGAAGATTAATTTCCAAGGGCTTGCATAGGCTGAACAGAGGCATTtttcattaaagaaaaaagaaaacggaTGTTGAATGGACTGTGAAGATATAGGTATAACAATTACGATACAGTTGACAACTTTCAACAGCTAATGTGATGTCTgattactttttgtttttatttatctgCAAATTACTCTATAACCTCCTATCAGAAATTACATGACCTGTTTCAAATTCTTATCAGATAAATACCCCCTACTAAAGATTTTTATAGACATATAcctcttttattaaaaaaaagaagaagaaataaacaaacaaacgaCATATACCtcctaaatgtaattttttggtTGTGGAGACCTCAGTTTACCTGACACTTGGAATTGATCCCATTTAGGAGCTTATTTTACAGTTTTGGCTCCCGATTCTAATATTCCTTGCCTTTGGCCCTAAGTTTTGTAGCCATTAacctaaattattattattattgttctaCTTACCATTTTGGCGACTATGCAATTTATCAGGACCAGTACATTTTCTGCTATAATGCTATCATAGATGAACTGGAAGACCTTGTATCTCAGCAGCAATAGGAGTAGAAGGGTACGTacttcttttctctttgttattttctaaatttataaatcGTTCAGCTCTTGAAATTGTTTTATACAGGATAGGATTTGTTTGTCTGTTTTCTGTATTCTTTGATTCTATTATATCTTTgtcaaaattattgttttgcTAGCTTGACAAATTGCTATCTTGTGTTGTGTGATGTAAATCCAGTGCTGACTTTGCCTCAATTTGAAGCTAACTTTCAATTCTTAGATCGTTTTTTGGTTCCTGCAATGCTTATGTCTCCCGGCAGCTGAAGTCTGAAACATTAGCATTCGGGAGGTTTTATGAATTTCACCGAATTCTCTTATTCTCATGTTTTTTTGTATAATTGCAGGCAGggaatttgattattttgttaGAATTCTATTGGGGAACAGAATGGCATAATGACTACAAATTGTCCCTCCTGTtgctatttttcattttctaaataaacCCCTCCCCTCCCCTCCCCTCACCCTCCACGCCCCCACCTCCCTCTTTCATTTTATGATGAAGATCATAACTTTTAGGATGTTTTTGGCAGAACTAATTTGCAGTATATTTGGATTTATCTTATAAGCTTTCTAAAATaccttatgaaaatattttaatcatatttttcatttttattctagaAATAAATACCTATAcgataaatacttatttaataaGCGCTTAGTTAAGGTATTTActccaaaaaaagaaagcacCTCGGAGTACTAGGCGTAGTTGTTAACTCTATCTATATGTACTAGGTGCATTCGATCGCTGGGAACCTCGTTTGAATCGTCTatgagtagttttttttttttcaatagtaTTGTAGtagtctttttttcttctctcactTTCCATCTCtctaactaaaagaaaaaagaaacattatttatatttttttctcttaatattttcttttctctcctgGAAAAACATATCCTTAATGATCAAACATGAATGTCGAATTCTGCTaccattttattatatatggacCCAGATGCAAGAAGCATCATTATTAAACCCAGTGATTAAACAGTTTGACACATAGAAAGCAGgccttaaaataataatataaaaaaaacacatggaaAGCCGAAGCATCatgattttgtgtttttttaataaacaaggAGATCAAAAAGGGGGAATAAGGGATGAGATCCAACTAGTCTGGCACCACGCCTCCTAACCCCCTGAAGCATCATGGTTAAACCCAGCGATAAACACATGGAAAACCCAAAATGATATGTATTAATGAATTTGATTTAAATACATTGACTTGTAAAGATTTTTTACAACTgttatctaattatttttttatgaattatttttattcgtaagaataaaaaataatgaagatttACAGTAACTCGTGTATTATTTAACCAGTTGACTTAGATCTCCTCTGATTTTGTATGAAGAtctcattatatattaatagtattatacaagacaaaattatttatttttctaacaactactaatataaagtattttcttctaacatttaatataattgtatattttagattaaaaattattgattaaattgaaataattttgctAGTTGATTCCCatggtatttaaaattaaaactactttaaaaattattattatagtaatttttaattgactaGTGATAGTGGTTATGCATAGAAAAAATGAAAGTCTTATTAATAAACTTTGGTTGTTAGCACATGGAAAGTCACCAAGGGAgaatatagaaagaaaaaaaaactccataGCAGGTATCTTGAAGtgagaatataaacaaatccATTGTTCAACACTACAACTTGCATCGGGGAACCTTGTCTCTCTGCCATGGCCACCAATACAACAACAGCTTCATCCTCTGTTGTATTTTCTC comes from Glycine soja cultivar W05 chromosome 20, ASM419377v2, whole genome shotgun sequence and encodes:
- the LOC114401633 gene encoding protein-tyrosine-phosphatase PTP1-like isoform X1, which encodes MAGNSTTATATSSALSPENLKFNFSPDNPSRIILTSDQVNHCTQALNLLKEKLHDPHVITQEFAHLQANRITPSEMRRRCTVAYDAVNLSKNRYSDVLPFNKNRVVLKSSTDYRPEAQGYINASLVSTSSAGNVSHFIATQGPLPHTCEDFWEMITQYHCPVIIMLTRLVDNYKMVKCVDYFQAEDGPREVGNISIIGKWENTTETSLVLRHLEVNHREVEDAPLSVLHIQYPEWPDHGVPKDTLAVREILKRLYHLPSNLGPIVVHCSAGIGRTGAYCTIHNTIQRILAGDMSAVRIANTIAMFRSQRIGMVQTQDQYIFCYNAIIDELEDLVSQQQ
- the LOC114401633 gene encoding protein-tyrosine-phosphatase PTP1-like isoform X3; its protein translation is MAGNSTTATATSSALSPENLKFNFSPDNPSRIILTSDQVNHCTQALNLLKEKLHDPHVITQEFAHLQANRITPSEMRRRCTVAYDAVNLSKNRYSDVLPFNKNRVVLKSSTDYRPEAQGYINASLVSTSSAGNVSHFIATQGPLPHTCEDFWEMITQYHCPVIIMLTRLVDNYKMVKCVDYFQAEDGPREVGNISIIGKWENTTETSLVLRHLEVNHREVEDAPLSVLHIQYPEWPDHGVPKDTLAVREILKRLYHLPSNLGPIVVHCRYW
- the LOC114401633 gene encoding protein-tyrosine-phosphatase PTP1-like isoform X2; translated protein: MAGNSTTATATSSALSPENLKFNFSPDNPSRIILTSDQVNHCTQALNLLKEKLHDPHVITQEFAHLQANRITPSEMRRRCTVAYDAVNLSKNRYSDVLPFNKNRVVLKSSTDYRPEAQGYINASLVSTSSAGNVSHFIATQGPLPHTCEDFWEMITQYHCPVIIMLTRLVDNYKMVKCVDYFQAEDGPREVGNISIIGKWENTTETSLVLRHLEVNHREYPEWPDHGVPKDTLAVREILKRLYHLPSNLGPIVVHCSAGIGRTGAYCTIHNTIQRILAGDMSAVRIANTIAMFRSQRIGMVQTQDQYIFCYNAIIDELEDLVSQQQ
- the LOC114402713 gene encoding G-type lectin S-receptor-like serine/threonine-protein kinase At1g34300, encoding MKLQTHQLLLSFVLFSAVIISTISGTTITISPGTTLYASNTTQSWSSPNDTFSLHFLPLHPPTFPPSFTAAVVHSGGAPAVWSAGNGAAVDSAASFQFLPSGNLVLVNGSGSTVWDSGTSNMGVSSATLHDNGNLVLSNATSSVWSSFDNPTDTIVSFQNFTVGMVLRSGSFSFSVLSSGNLTLKWSDSVPYWDQGLNFSMSVMNLSSPVLGVEPKGVLQLFYPNLSAPVVVAYSSDYGEGSDVLRVLKLDGDGNLRVYSSKRGSGTVSSTWVAVEDQCEVFGYCGHNGVCSYNDSSSSPICGCPSQNFEMVNPSDSRKGCRRKVRLEDCVGKVAMLQLDHAQFLTYPPQFLINPEVFFIGISACSGNCLAANSCFASTSLSDGSGLCYIKTSNFISGYQNPALPSTSYIKVCGPVAPNLAPSLENAHWRLHGWVALVVLSTLLCFLVFQGGLWLWCCRNRQRFGGFAAQYTLLEYASGAPVHFSYKELQRSTKGFKEKLGDGGFGAVYKGTLSNQTVVAVKQLEGIEQGEKQFRMEVSTISSTHHLNLVRLIGFCSEGQHRLLVYEFMKNGSLDNFLFVDEEQQSGKLLNWGYRFNIALGAAKGLTYLHEECRNCIVHCDVKPENILLDENYNAKVSDFGLAKLLRPVDCRHRTLTSVRGTRGYLAPEWLANLPITSKSDVYSYGMVLLEIVSGRRNFEVSEETRRRKFSVWAYEEFEKGNIMGVIDRRLVNQEINLEPVKRVLMACFWCIQEQPSHRPTMSKVVQMLEGVIDIERPPAPKINSNAAPISTIATSSAPNYSSSSSLFTFEASPLALAIS